The Symphalangus syndactylus isolate Jambi chromosome 1, NHGRI_mSymSyn1-v2.1_pri, whole genome shotgun sequence DNA segment ataaatgtaaaagaagaatAAGTGGGACCCAAGGGAGACAGCTGGAGGCAGGGGATGAGATTGTTTCTCAAACTACGGGTGGACCTTTTATGTATATGCCTCACGTTTCCCCCTTTCTTCTGAGCAACATGTTTTTTTTACCCACTACCTGTATGAAATCAGTGTGACCAATGGGTTCCTCTCTTGCATCTGGGCCTCGGAGAGCTCAGTCTCTCACAGACTTTCTGCTTGATCTCATTGGTTGTTGCTGCAACATTAGACCTAGAAccttatccccattttacccAGTTGCCCAATGCCACTGAGATAGTAGGAGAACCTTGAGTAGAACGCTGCTTATTAGACATGTGgtctcatttcttttcacttcAGTTCTTTCTTAGGTGGACTTTCctgtaataaattttaaaatcctttcagaATGAACTAATTAGAACATGCTCTTTTTGTATAGTTGTTAATCTTTTAACAACTTTTATTGAACGtgtagagagagaaggggaggttATGAACTCTCCTACTTGTACTGGGATAAATGAAGAAGGCATAAGGATAATCAACATGGAACTCCACTGCAAATGGATTTTATGCAGCTGAGGAAAGTTTGGGCTTATTAGTATTTGCTCCAACGAACCTCCAAGTTTTCTCCATTGTGGACAACATAACTACCAACTcctgaaaaggaagaagaaagagaactgGGTCAAATGATTTGACCACTAAATCGCCAAATAATGGATGTCATCTCTACTAACCCCTTGGCCCAATCCCCACAAAGGCTCACACCCCTCTCCATTTGGGCATTTTTAGCATGGGTCTTTTTGGCATGTCTCCCCCTTACCTTGGCTCAGTGGTTTGCCTCCACTCAGAAGTTCCCAGTAGGTTCTGTCATTATTGCTGCCACATAGGCCCTGAATACAGGTGATATAGGGCCCCCATGAGCTCTCCTCCATTGTGAAACTGTGGGCGATATCCAGTAGGTTACTGGAACTTAGAATTGTCAAAGGAAACCCacaataggcatttctcaaactttaatgtacctgagaatcacttgatgacattataaaaaatgcagatttcctGGCCCTATCCAtagatattcttatttttagaTATGAGCTGGGGGTCAGGAATCTGCATGCTTTATAAACGTTCCAGCTGATTCGAATGCAGGCACTCCACACTCCATGCTAAATTAGAGAAATGATGCTCATGGTTTCTGCTCTCTCCACCTGCCATGGTAGATACTTTTCAAATAACAGCTTCAACCTTCCACCCCAAGATAGTGACTGCTGAAGACACTGATTCAGTAGAAGAACATGTTATCCTCATGTGCTAGAGACACCATAAGTTACTGAGTTTTCCCTTAGAAAGGAGGAACAGGAAAGGATAATTTGATATTTCATATTGTGTTTATTAAAAAGTGACAGGTCAATATCTGTTTTATATTCTGTAGCCATTTTTCTACCTCCCTTAAAGCCCTTGAGGGTAGcctttataatataatattattattctgattttatttatagcATTCCACGCTATGTTGTTTGATATGATAAATAACTATCAACTAGAGTTAAGAAGCCAAATAAGTCATACTTTTCAGAGGCAAagccattattttaattttaatacttgACCTCCTTGACCAGTTACTTTAGTTTAGGGATCTATGACTTTTCTGAAAGTGAGGGTAGGGAGAAGCTTCAGGGTATCTGTGAAACTCTCAGTTTAAATGCTAAATTtggcagtggctaatgcctgtaatcccagcactttgggaggctgaggtaggcagatctcttgagcccaggaattcaagaccagcctgggcaacatagtaagattctgtctgtaaaataaataaacaaatgccaatttttgtgtgtatgtttattttttcctggatGAACATTCATTACATTCACTTGATTTTCAAAGGGGTCAGTGATTCAAAAAGAgttaagaaccactgttctagaTCTCAAATGTTTGACTTTAGAAGTTACATTTATTGAAAGAATTTTACTGAAATAAGAGAGAGCCCTgagattcattaatttatttagcgAACATTAATTTACTACCTATTATGTGCAAGAAGATGAAATATCTCACCTCCTATTTTAAACTCCTGCTGTGAGATGTAGATGGACAgaagcattttaaatatactttgtaTTTAGGTGCAAATGCATTCTTACTGCATCTTTAGAAATGACAGCAAACATCTTAACCTTAGGTTAGGTACAGACCTACCCAAATATAGTATCATTCATTTCCTGGGCTTTCTCCATCACACTGAGGAAGACAGAAGCATTTAGCACAGTGACATTGGTGAAATATGTTTCATTGATTCTCACAGAGTAATTGACTGAGATACATGATTGTGAGTCAGGAGGTGTCACAGTTATAGGCTCATCAATGGAGATGTTGAAGGTACCTGGCAGAGACAGAAAAGCCCAGAGcaatattcagaaaaatgaaaataatattagagTTTGCAGACCTACTCAACTCCTGTTCCAAGGACTCCTTGCCTTAATGCAGACATGGATTTACTATAAGGAGCAATTATCATCACTCAAGGGGCAAATTTCTCATATAACTAAAGCAGAAACTAAGACCCAAACTCACCAGCTTGTGAATGTTGGCACTTGGCTTAACTCCCAGCTGTTTAAGCAATTCAGTTGCTCTAACTTCTGTTTCTCACAGAGgatcctgatttttttctttttttgccttggTACAGCATACGATAATGCTTGTCTCTTCTCCTTTTTATtgcttaacatttattgaaaacatatgaagtgccaggcactatactaaTCATTTTACATGGATTGTCTcattccatctttacaaaaacctACGTTAGATACTGTCCTTGTTCCCAACTTTTACattagaaaactgaagcttagaggtTAAACATTTTGTCCAAGTTTCCTAAACCTGTGAGTGGCTGAACCAGGAATGGACAGAGATGTAAGACAATATCTCCTCTCCTTCTACCTGGTTGCAAAGTCATTTGTTTGAATAAGTAACGTATGCTACAGTTTTCGAATACTGGCATATCCTTTCCACACAGATGTCTCATTTCCCTGAGGGATCACTCACTGTGCAAAGTCAGAGTCATGGTACCAATCCTCTATACTTTATTTAGGATGAGAATGATGCTCAGATCCTTCTATATCCAACAGTCGGGAAATTCGCCTTTGGAGATAGACATTATTTAATCAGGTCTGCCTTGTTAATGTTTGAACTAAGAAGGACATCTAGCACTCAGTTAAGAACAAATCCTCAGGTGACTGTAATCCCTGATAACACGATGAAAACTGAATTCTCTCTGGCAACTGTTATGTTTTGGAGGTTTATCTGGTCACTTTTGGTTTCAAAGGACACCTGAATCTCACATGCTTTGGGTGCTATGGTGAAAAGCAAAAACAGTGTGCGCCTTAATGCTTATACCTGCAGCAGAGACGCAGGAAGAGTTTTTGTTAATATCCAGGAAGGTCTTTCCCATCAGGGCAGGTAAGACCTGGGCTGCAGCATTTGGATTACTGAATGCTCCTTGAGAAATTTCCGTGAGCACTGTATTCAGAGTTTGTTGGCAATTCCAGTCATTTTCATTATAATAGTCTGATGATACAAAGAGGGCCTAATgaggcagggcaggggtggggggtgatgagagataaagagagacagagagagaatatgaGATACTTCAAATAAGGGGGAAGCCTATATATAACTAATTCAGTATTAATTGAACATCGACTACCTAGGAAGCACCTCAGATAACTCAGTTATCTTTCTTGTTACCCAGAAGCTTATAAACTAGTTTGGGCAGGGAGGTTGGAACTCCTTAATAACACAAGCTATAATAGTTCCAATGAAGGCAGACTTTCCCACATTCATTTCTATATCCCAATGCTGGGAAATACCTGTCATATagaagacactcaataaatattaacaaactACTGTAAAAGGAGATGCCAGAGGAATGCCCTAAGGGATGCATCTAGTGGGATGCCTCTTTCAAAAGAGGAGAGGAGCTCACAAACATTTaatgaagccaaaaaaaaaaaaaagcttcctggAGAAGGTGGTATTTGAGTTAGGCCTTGGAGAGTAGGATAGAGCACTCAAGAGGAACAACATGAACAAAGGTGTTAGGTAGGAATGGCCAGGACATGACCTGGCAGTGATGAGAGTATCTGCATTTTAGCAAAGTTCCTCAGGGGTTTCCTCCTGGTTTAGGAGAACTGTGTATGGGGAACATTGGAGGCAACTGTGGAAGAACAGGCTGGAGAAGGAAGTTGGGCTAGACTAGTAGATGCTTGAATTTTACGGTGAGATGTCTGACTACATTTGATTGACAATGATGAGGAGGTGTCTGACATTATTTGATTGACAATGGGGAGACTAATAGTTCATTAAACAGAAACTCTCCTGGCAGCAGAATGTAAGCTCGATTGATGGGGCAGAATTGTGAGGTAGTAAAAGTTAGGAGGGCATTGGGGTAAGCAAGACAGGAACTAAAGTGGGTCGGATTTGAACATGCTGCTCTGTAGTTTCCCAGGGATGGACAGTTCCTGTTTTCATCTTTTCTTGGAGGTTCTTAAGCTAACCAAGTGGTCCACAAGCATTTGTGggatattaagaaaaaagaaaactggccaTAGTACATTTCCGCTTAAGACACgtcaataaatgttattcacATACATAAcaataaattaaatgttattaatatttaaaaatacccaGTAGTGTCTTGTAGGCAATTAGCTCTTGATCCTACTGTGAATTTGTATCACCTGTAGGGCTTTTAAAACAGAGCAAGGCCCAGGCTCCACCTCTAAATTTCTGTACTACCTGGCTGGTGTGGGCCTGGGTATTAGTGTTTTCTAAGAGTTCCTTCAGGTGATTCAAATATGCAACGAAAATGGGAAAGCAGTTTATATTCAGTTCAAACTTAGTAAGGCAATCAACAACATAAATAGTAACAACAACAATACAGATAACCTTATGATTGGACCTGTGCTCACACCTCCAGCCTCCTGTTATGTTTCCCAAGGAGTCTGTGCTGGTCATGCCGAACACCTTGACCTTAAAATGCCCAACATTCTTTTGTGCTTTTGGGTCTTTGTCCTCACTGTCATCTCTCCCTTGAAAGTCCTCTAGCCCTGAGTCAGCctgaaaaatatctgttcataCTGATGATGcagtaaagtttttttgtttttttctgtaaaccttcCTTGATCGCTTCTTATGTCTTCCCCTTAGAGTTTGTAAATCAATGGCTGAATGAATGCAGGAATAAAGTCTCAGACTTCAAAGAGCATATGCATGACAGTGTAGGTGCTGATTGTGAGTTTTGAGAACAGCCCAGGTCCCATCCCAATCTACACCACTTTCTGGTTTTGTGAGATTAGTTAGATTATTGACACAGTTACTGTGACTCATGCTCCTAGTTTAGGAAACGGTGGTAATGGGGTAGTTCGCTCTTATCAGCGgcggatacattccaagacctacagtggatgcctgaaaccatggatagtactgAGCCTtaaatatactatgttttttccctaTACATCCACACCTATAATAAAGTTcagtttataaattaggcacagtaagagattaacaacaacaataatcaaATAgcacaattataataatatactacAGCACCATtgctcttgtgctttggggccattattaaataAGTGTTACTTGAACATACACACTTCAATGTTGGGACAGTTGATCTGCTAACCGGCTACTAAGTGATTAACAAGCATAGACAAAGGGATGAGTCACTTCCTGGGTGGAACAGAGCGGGAAGGTGCAAGATtttatcacactactcagaattatgcacaatttaaaacttatgcaTTGTTTGTTTCTGAAACTTGTCACTTAATATTTTCAAGCCTCAGTTGACCTTGGGtgactgaaactgtggaaagtgaaACTGTGGATAAGGGGGGGACTACTGTGTGTGTGAAAGTGTAAAACTACGTGTGATAGAACAACAAGGTAGATTGTAGTAGACTCTAGAGTTTCTTAGAGAAATTGTAGTTAGGAAAAGCTTCCTAGAAGCATTGGCTATGGGGAGGTAAAGCTGAAGATGAGAAGAGTACATGTCAGGCAGGGGAAGGGAATCGTATGAGCAAAATCGAAGTTAGTATAGGAACCGCAGAATGGATAATAAGGTCTTAGGAGGccaataagaaaggaaaaagatactggctgggcacagtggcccacgcctgtaatcccagcactttgggaggccaagatgagtggatcacctgaggtcaggagttcgagactggcctggccaacatggtgaaactctgtctctactaaaaatagaaaaattagctgggcgtggtggtgggtgcctgtaatcccagctactcaggaggctgaggcaggaaaatcgcttgaactcgggaggcggaggttgcagtgagctgagctcgcaccattgcaactccagcctgggcaacaagagcgaagctccatctaaaaaaaaaaaaggtgctgctTTCTTCCAGAGAAGActcctttctctgcctcttgTTTCACCCTCTGACTTACCTGCATGGCTTCTCCTGTGCTAAATGTGTTTCCAATgagaccattttcttttttctcagacAGAATCTTTTCTACCAGTGACTTTGTATAAATACTGATGTTCTTTAAACTGCCTTCATCTGCTTTGACCTGCCTATTTATTAGACTCCTCTTCACACATGTCAGAGCCAGGACAGCCATTGCACCAGTATCTGTCAGGAAACAAAATATTGTTGATAGGCGACCAAGCATCTCAGTTTGTCCTGGGCTGAGAGGTTTCCTGGGATGtgagactttcagtgctaaaagaaaaacagatctaGAAAAACTGGGATGGTTGGTCATGCTAATTGGTGAAGAAAGATTTCGAGATACAGCAATCATCTCTCCAGCACTAACCactcaaatatttaaagatttcttCCCAATGTTCAGTTGCCATGTACTCCATGTTCATACCTCATACTGTAGTGTGATGGGCCTCCCACTTAAGGTTACTTAAGGGAGATTCACCTCACTAGTGGCCACCATGGCCAGTTTATTTTTCCCAGGGATAATGTACTCTGGCCACCTTTAGCTCATATACTAGCATTGTATATTTTGGTACTTATGACACTGTGTCCTGTGTTGTTCAGCTATTTCTGGTGTAGTTCATCATTTGACTTAAAACCAAGATCCCGGAGGATTAGAGAGTGGTGtcttgtacgtgtgtgtgtgtgtgtctgccatCATATGTAAAGAAGAACTTGACGTAGGGTCAACGCTGAGCTGAacatagttaaaaagaaaattcaagatgCATACTGAAAGGGGAAAAGGGAAGTGCTCTGCAAAGATATGTCTGCTGCCTGAACTCTGAGGCCCAGGCCATGGAGCCCAGCTGAGGAACAGGTGTCTCTGAGAATCCAAACATCCTGGAAAGTATCTAAGAACTTGCCAAGGAAAAGAGACCCATCACACACACATAGTAGGTAAAGAGCCAGGAAATTAGCTTAAAAGCAGTTGAGGGTGGGATGTAGCACAAATCTCTAAAGCTCTCTTGCTGCTGTCcagagtgttttttgttgttgttgttgttgttgtcgttgttgttgtttttgtttttgtttttttttttgagatggagtctcgctcttgctgcccaggctggagtgctgtggtccGATctgactgcaaactctgcctcctgggttccagcgattctcctgcctcagcctcctgagtagctgggattacaggagtgagccaccatgcccagctaattttgtatttttagtagagacggggtttcaccatgttggcgaggatggtcttgaactcctgacctcaggtgatccacccgcctcggcctcccaaagtgctgggataacagatgtgagccactgcgctctgcctttatttttttttttaaatacaattctgggtttctttttttacACATACTTTGGTCATAAAACACCTATGGATTTGTAGGTGCATATACATGGACAGTATTTCACTTTTACATCTTGGTTGCTGTCATTTTTCCATCTTTCTCTAATCTTTTAGTCATGTTGGCTGAGGGACTGAGAAAACCTAGGACGATGCATCAATTAAACTATGTCTTTGTAAGCCTCTCAAGGGTTTCATTAGAGTGATTAGAAAATAGTACTTTACAGAGTTGTTGCCCAGTAAACCTCTTTACAAaagaggatgaggcaagagactGGAAGAAGGAAAGATAAGGACTCGTTTTCTGGCCTGATACTTGGTGTCTCCTGTGTTCCTTAGCATGGGACCTTTCCTCTCTCATGGGAAAAGAAGTCTGAGAAATCTCACATTCTCCTTACTATCCAGAAATACTAAATGGTGATTTGCTTTGAACTTCAATTTGAACTTTGAATTTGTAGAAAGATGAACTTGTATATCTGGATCCATAGAGGCTAAGCACCTGTACTAACTGTCTAAAGACTTCTTTATGGATATTAAGGCTGACATGGTGGGAAATTTCTGGTTCATTTCCCAAGGTGAATATATAATCTATTGATTGTAATATTGGACTTTGTCACTGGAGAGGTGGTATTGTTCAAGACTATCAAGGTATCCAAATTGTCCCAATAAACTAGAGAAAGAGGCAGTGTTAAGATAAACAAATTCCATTGCATTTCCCTTTTCTAAAACTTACcctttctaaaatatttcatgtGGATATTCTCAtgctttatcctcattttacagatggaaaaattaAGATCAAAGTTAACATTCATTGTTTATATAACCCAAAGAAGAGCTGGAGCAGAAACCGGGTGTTTCTACCATACCACACATCTAGAAAGAAGCTTAAATGTTGTCCGTCATACCttcttctcaaaaagaaaattcccTTTTGAGGAGACTAGAGCAAAGAAGGTAGAAAATAAAGTCCAGGTACTTACTGGTAGAAAAACTCAAAGAGCAAGACCTACTGGTGACCATGTCCTCTATACCAAGGGAATTGGGCTTAGTAACTCACCTACTGAGAACTGGCTACCAaaataatggtttttattttcaggaGTGAAATGGTTGACAACTTCGGCGGCTGAGTAGTTCCCATTGAACAGACACAAGGCCAGAACATCCAGGCTGAGCTGGTAGTAGTTAGTCAGGGGAGTGCCATTGTGTGTTtctagaaaagagaagaaataccTCCCTTAATCATGGAAGTGGTAATGGAGTATGCATTTTCCATCTATTCCTACTTattctatttcaatttctttACATTTAAGGAAAGGTGGGTAATAGAAGGGGAGGTCACCCATAGAATCAGAAAACCTGAGAAATGTGAAGGCTTTTAAgggccactaaattccactcaatttcttcattttataactgAGGGGACACAGCCTTAAAGAGATTaagatggccgggcacggtggctcacgcctgtaatcccagcactttgggaggccgacacgggtggatcacgaggtcaggagatcgagaccatcctggctaacacggtgaaaccccgtctctactaaaaaatacaaaaaattagccaggcctggtggtgggcgcctgtggtcccagctgcttgggaggctgaggcaggagaatggtgtgaacctgggaggcggagcttgcagtgagccaagatcgcgccactgcactccagtctgggcgacagagcgagactccatctcaaaaaaaaaaaaaaaaaaaaaagagattaagatGCTATCTAGATATTCAGATGGTTACAGAGTTAGGGCCAGAATACAGGTTTTCAACCTCCAAGCCTCTTGCGTTTTCAATAGTAAGGTGTTGAAACTGTAAGCAGAAACCTAGGTTGGAGGCCATCTCAAAGGAAGATGGACttaatgaaaaatagaataaatattggGTGGGAATTGAGATAAAAACAGTGCACCTCACTAGTGGCCACCATGGGCGGTTGATTTTTCCCGGGGATAATGTACTCTGGACGCCTTTATCTCATACACTAGCGTTGTATATTTTGATACTTATGACACTGTGTCCTGTGTTTTTCAGCTATTTCTGGTGTAATTCATCATTTGACTTAAAGTCAAGCTCCTGGACGATTAGAGAAtggtgtctttgtgtgtgtgtgtgtgtgtgtgtgtgtgtgtgtctgccatCATATGTAAAGTAGTACTTGACATCGGGTCAACGCTCAGctgaacatatttaaaaagaaaattcaagatgCATACtgaaagggaaaaagggaagtgCCCTGCAAAGACACAGTGAGATGAATGGgatgaagaggagaaggaaagagcgGAGGGAAACTTTGTATAGTTCTGAATCAGTGGAGGAGAAGACAAGGTTGTCTAGGGTCTCTAAATATTTGATTCTTACCCATATTTTCAATTTCTgcttggaatttattttctagCTTGTCAATCAGGTGGTAATCATATATTAAGTTTTCCTCAGGGTTATGACATACTCCCAAAGCCAGTATAATCAAGGCAAGCTCTCCCGAGCTTACATCTGACACTGAAAAGGAAAGTATTCAAGCTTAACAAGGTACATGCTTTATGATTTTTTGGGCCTCCTGATTTCCTTGAGACTTATATTGCCTatcacttttttcttctgttgcgCTCTATACAGTCTTGTGTCGCTTAATGATAGGGATAAATTCTGAGAAATGGTTATTAagcgattttgtcattgtgcaaacaacatagagtgtacttacacaacctagatggtatagttgACTACACACCTAGGTTATAGAGTACAGCTTGTTGCTCTCAGGCTAAAAACcagtatagcatgttactgtcttgaatactataggcaattgtagcccaatggtatttgtgtatctaaacatatctaagcacagaaaaggtacaataaaaatacactATTAAAATCTtgtgggaccactgtcatatatattCATCATTATGTGATACATTCCTGTACGAATATTTGATTCCTCTCTTCTTTATCCTCAAAGCAGAGCCTTTTAGAGCAGTACTGTATAAATGCAAACTAAATCTTAGTCTTTTCCATAGAAATCACAGAATCGTTTTGGAATCATAGAATCCTTATGAGagtgaaaaaagaggaaaaatacataacaagatcttgggttttttttctctttgtggtaCCAGCTTGCTAGGATAGTAATACTTGATTTTTTATGTTCTGCCTTATAGAGTATCAAAACTCTCAGGATTCTCATAATTCTTGTAATAATATTATGAGGTAGGTAAGAGTGGCTTCATTTCCCCAGATACtaattagaaaactgaggctcagtatTAACATGATTGGTTCAAGGCCAACCCACATCTAGTCCAAATCTGGATTGTTCCATGGTTGCCTCTCCATCACCAGCTTTCTTAGTTATGATCTGTATTCCCATATGGTTGTGACCTAAGCTAGCTTATATAACAGCATTAATGGATAAGAATCCATAGCTTTTGTTTGTGGCTTCTTGAAAAAAAGTGGCTTTTAAGACCAAAAGAAGCAAGACGTAGCTCTAGGGTGAGTGGCGTGGGATTGTGTTTTGGGCATGTTTCTGTTACCTCAGGTTTGGTACCATTAGAGGGGATGTAGCAGGGATACTTTGGATGCATAATTTTTAGGATTAGTTGCAGATAATCTTTAaataggtagattttttttttctaaatcttccAGAGAACACAGAAACTTACGTCTCCTTTTCACATTGTATTTGATTCGTTGGATCAGCTTTTGCTTCAGGGTTTGGGCCTGGATTCCAACAAGTTTGAGGGACAACACGACATTGACATCGCTGGTTCCCCTGGTATAGTTTGACTGGATCATTGTATTCAACAGAGGTTTTAGGCGGATGTAGTTTTTTTCACTTACCTCTgtggcagagaaggaaggaaataagaaacACATACTCAGAAAATAGCAAGACTTGGAGCAGGGGTTATATAGAAATATTTGGTAACAGATATGGCACAGACCTAGACCAATCCAGTGGCTGCTGACTGTGTTGGTGGAATAATACAAAGGTGGGTCTTGAACCCACCCCTATGCCAGACATTACTCCTTTAACAACCaacatgaaaatgttttcatattttaacaaCTGGTGCAGACTTATCATTGTGTACTGGCAGACTCCTGCCTGGGAAATCTAGCATCATTCCCTAATTTTGCATACGAAGCTTAGAGAGAGTGTCCTTAAAGAAACTTCCATAATTGGAGGCTGAGCTGAAGCTAGACTACATGTCTTCTGACTCTCAGTAAGCAGGACGTTCTACTTCCTGGATTCAGTTCTTTCCTTCTCCATCTTCTAAATCAATTGGGTTAATGTTGAGAAAATGCAGGTAAAAATTCTATGTTATACTGGTGATTGACCCCAAAACTTCATTGTCTGATTGCCCAGCTTGCTGGGCATCGAGATCATTATTTAGCATTATGCAGCCTGTGAAAAACTCTCCAGTTTTAGCCTACAGTATGCCCCAATTCCAGAGATGGAGGGAAGTCACATTATACTGTGGAAGTAGGAGAATCCATAGCTCCTAAGGAAATAGAGGAGAATAAAAAGATTTACTATTTAAAACACAGGACACTTTctcaatatatttttccataatcTTGAGGAGTAGCCCCAAATCCTACAATCTCCAGATTATCGAATGGATTAGTGGGA contains these protein-coding regions:
- the TCN1 gene encoding transcobalamin-1 — encoded protein: MRQSHQLPLVGLLLFSLIPSQLCEICEVSEKNYIRLKPLLNTMIQSNYTRGTSDVNVVLSLKLVGIQAQTLKQKLIQRIKYNVKRRLSDVSSGELALIILALGVCHNPEENLIYDYHLIDKLENKFQAEIENMETHNGTPLTNYYQLSLDVLALCLFNGNYSAAEVVNHFTPENKNHYFGSQFSVDTGAMAVLALTCVKRSLINRQVKADEGSLKNISIYTKSLVEKILSEKKENGLIGNTFSTGEAMQALFVSSDYYNENDWNCQQTLNTVLTEISQGAFSNPNAAAQVLPALMGKTFLDINKNSSCVSAAGTFNISIDEPITVTPPDSQSCISVNYSVRINETYFTNVTVLNASVFLSVMEKAQEMNDTIFGFTMEESSWGPYITCIQGLCGSNNDRTYWELLSGGKPLSQGVGSYVVHNGENLEVRWSKY